Within Halorubrum lacusprofundi ATCC 49239, the genomic segment TGAGACGGTCGTCTGACGCCGGTCGTCGGTCGATCCGGGCCCGGTCGGGAGGACGCTCCCCGCCTCACCGATCGCGGCTATTCCTCATCGACCGCGGCGATCGCCTCGCGGCCGAGTTCGATCACGTCCCGCTGGAGGTCGCTCTCGGCCAGTTCCCTCGGCGTGTACCAGCGCCAGCCGTCGGCGGCGACCTCGTCCGCGCCGCTCGGCGCGATTTCGCGAGAGTCGACCCGGGCGTAGTAGAGGTGGTCGACGTGCTGGTGGCCGACCGACCCGTCCTCGTGGACGTTGATGTCGTGGAGCATGAGGTGCGCCGGCTCCGGGAGCCCGCGCGTGTTCGGCCCCTCGATCGACGACTCGGTCGCAACGAGTTCGGCCTCCAGTCCCGTCTCCTCGCGGATCTCTCGGAGTGCGGCCTCGTGAGGAAGTTCGTCGCGGTCGACGTGCCCGCCCGGCGGAAGCCGGATCCCCAGCCGCTCGTGCGCGTGGAGCGCGGTCGCGCCGTCGTTGACGACGTACGTCGTCGCCGTGAAGTGGCGAGTGGTCTCCATACCCGTGGCTCGGCCTGTGACGGCTTGGGCGTTCGGAAAAACGGCGGGCGTCGACGGCTTCGCGCCGGTTCCTCTCAGGGAGCGCGTCAGTTCAGTGTGGCGCCGTCCTCGGCCTCTAACAGCTCGTGATAGCGGTTCCGGATGGTGACCTCGCTGATGTTCGCGACATCGCTGACCTCGCTTTGGGTCACCTTCTCGTTGACGAGCAGCGAGGCGG encodes:
- a CDS encoding NUDIX hydrolase, with translation METTRHFTATTYVVNDGATALHAHERLGIRLPPGGHVDRDELPHEAALREIREETGLEAELVATESSIEGPNTRGLPEPAHLMLHDINVHEDGSVGHQHVDHLYYARVDSREIAPSGADEVAADGWRWYTPRELAESDLQRDVIELGREAIAAVDEE